A segment of the Pieris napi chromosome 5, ilPieNapi1.2, whole genome shotgun sequence genome:
ATCCCAGCTAACTGATACtggtaaataaattgaatttggcATCAAACACGTTAAATCTACGTAATCCGACGGCGTGGACGTCCAATAATCCCAACTTAAGGGACAACTCGGCGCAGGAACCATTGTTTTGATGATTTCTCAACTTATTACACAAACAACAACGCCCGACACATTTTAACACCTTTCACTGAAAAACATTCTCCAAGGCGACCGTAATCTACGGATGCATCTGTAAGCACATGAGCCACATGTTAATAGTTGTTATTGAAAACGCGATATTGAATCATAACATTTCCTGGTATTTTGATTAAGGGACAAATCGCCATTCGAAAAACTGTCATTGATGTTacacaaacaatattttttctgtaaaatcaaaacaatagaatcaatatttttatttacctcCCAATCAAGAattgacattattttttaacaatagcAATCACTTAATTATTTCActgtaatgaaattttttacgaagtaaacagaaataaaaacagattttGTTACGTGCAAGAAGTAGGAGTTTCTTCACTGGCACAgattagtaattattataatattgaatatttacaaatttccCAAAAAACCATAGGAAACGAAAGATAACACATTAAAGTCTATAGAGCTAAGTTTAATAGATTAACTTTTGATTATTAATACAATGGCAGCTGACAACTGACAAGATAACAGACGTAACACCGACAGTAATAGATATCGATCGACAAACAAATTCATTAgacattgtttaatttaacacgATCAATTTGTAGTAATCATttcatgtaaaattatatatccttaaaaacataatatgccCCAAATCTGAATGGCGTCGAATGTGAACACACTACCTAATACACTTTActactataatttatttcgtttATTTTGAACAATACAGACACGAGAACATACGGATAAAAAATTGGaaattaagataatttaagataaatggaaaattaaaCCTTTAAAATGGCTTTGTTGCATTAAATGTAGTATATGAACTTTTATTATGCATTTCTACCAAAATATGATAATTGATGGTAATTATTCAACATCTTACTTACTTCCTTCCTACTAATTCAGTTCTGGGGGCTTAGTCAAGATACCTTATgtactaaatttgtatgaaaatgataCATCGTGTCGACAAATTCAGTTTTCGACAATCTTCATACACTACATACtattaaggcatcttgactaagctCCCTGGGTCAGCCTGCCCGGGATAGAACAGAATGGCCAAAATATACAGGCCAGGCGTATGTCATAAGACAACCTGACCGTAAAACTAGTACCTAAAGAGtttattttaaggtttttccaattaattatgaataactttataaataacgGTCAGTGAATaaaggctttatttatttattttatttataatatctttaCTTGGTATATCCTACGGACGTGCTAGTACGTGGAGTAAAGGTGCCGAACCGAAAGGGCGGATCCTCAACTGTTTAACCACTGTCTAGCCGGCCAAAACAACCGACCCCAGTAGCTAACGTCAAGAAATTGAATATAGTCTTTTCAGCCGATGCAATTGTGGTAAGTATCAAGATTAATTAGAGTATGAAGTCATCTAATTAATGTGTCGCTTCAAGTATTGTCATTCGATGAAAacagtttttgttatttttaagcaaATTTGTAACGAGAGATACACAAGTAcgtaagtaaattaaaatacaaataagttTCGGATACTAGCAACTCACAAAACGAAGTATTTTCTAGACATAGACAAGCGAAAAAGTAGTCATCATTATCCAAATAGTTAGGCATTCTGTGGAtgtcaatatataaaaaaaaatattattgatttttaaatttttaatctgtcGGGTCTTGAAAACTTTTAGGTTATTTTCAATGTTGACGTTCATCTCGTGATTACTTTAGAAAGAACAAGAGTTTGGAAATAGTATTCACTACTagaaaactttattttgaaatagacAATATAACTTCGTTTCTTAATAATGAACAATGTTTGAGCACTCGATAAAAGTACCAAGACATTTCAAAATATCTGCAAATATTGTAAAGAAAGTAGCCACTGAAGGTGGTAGCGTGAAAAACCTGCTATACGACAGTAAACTTCGATTTTTCGTGAGTATATTGctgatttcatttatttacattgaTTACAGTTACAAATTACTGATAAAACATCTCtaactaaaacaaaacaaaaaaaaaacaattacagagAACTAATGTCATATATGCGCTCATAACGGAAACAATTAAACATTCTGGCGATGTAGACAAACTATTTGAAGCGACGGGTATTTTAACTAAAGAGCCACGCTTAGACCCATGGCTGGCTAAAGTTATCGCTACAGAATTAATTTTTGGCAAAAAGGAACTACCAGGTCGTAGTAAACCCGAGGAAACAATCCTCAGCTATAAAGAGCTATTTGAAAAAGTACCCCTACCACCAGTTGAAGTTAAGTCTGAAggtaattttctatttatttatttcagatataAAAACCTGCTTCCGGCTGCAACAATGGCAGAAAGCACTGAAAAGGGACCCCTTATACCAAGACATACTCAACAAGCTGCATATGCATtagctatattatttttatacagtaTTGCAATGTTTACCCTGCCTTTTGTCGCATTTTTCGGTGTTAGACATATTTTGTCAGAGTATTATCCTGTTGATACATTTATGAGGACTGTCTGGTCAGTTGTATCTGCTGTTGTTGTAGTTaatagtattatatttctgtatgcatATAAGGCATATCATGAAAAAGAATATGATGAGCATGGTAATGAAATTGATCAGCATTCTTACCCACTACCCCAAAAAGAAGCTGaaaaaagttctttaaattttaaacaagatTAACATTCCAAAGTACTGTAGTATttccaatttttaattagtgcttgaagcttaataaataatttaaaatatatttgtttcattatccACCAAGTTTAtagctaaataatttataagagtatttatttaataattgagataaattagaatattaagcttttgtgtttttattacatgCCATTGTGTCTGTCAGGGATACtatccttattttttatgatacatactTATTTTCAAGTTCATTATTCCTTTTCATGAATTTGATGTATTGAAATAATCTTGGATAACAGATCATTAAATATGCCACATTGATgacaaaaattacattattcgAAAAATCCTTGAAAAACAACTATATCTTATGGCTgctttagtttgttttttgtttgaggtatcaaaaatttaaataatatttcaacatTAAACTGTGTACAAATGttgacttttatatttaatatcattttattttaacttcttttattaatattaattaatcagtCTTCACATTTTAAGCTGAATGTTTGAAAATACACAGAAGGTATTATGAATTTTGTGTAAAAACCATTAAACTTATGTTTCTATTTCTAGTCCGTCGGCCTAGGTATGTGAGAATCAACACTAACCTGCTCACAACCTCCGATGCTATTGGAGCCTTCCAAGACGAGGGTTATAAATTCATACGATGTACATCTGGGTCTTATGATGACtacttaaaacaaatacaggGTTTAACAGAGTATGACTTTACTCAGGACTATCAtgttaaaacaatgtttgtatTTCATCCAAATACTAAGTTTCATGATTATGACTTGTATTTAGAAAACAAACTTATACTTCAGGATAAGGTATAGTACTGTTggtatatacatacattgtattgtataactaccaattaccattttttgagtccattctaaatatttattttatttccatttgaagaattttcaatttttcaattcaaaagTCCATTTTTCTTCGATGCCTATCAATTGTTCCTTACCTACCaaatttttcaaaaccattACGTTGAATGATTTATAAggaattcaatatatttatgtttgtcaatttatattaaaacaattgaaccAATGATGGTGGGATTTATACCATAGATAGAATTTAGGAGAAAAACAGGTGTTGCTTTCATAGCTTTACAAGCAGGTCTTAATAAGAACAAGAATAAAAACTGCATAAATACTCATTAATATAGAATAGAAAGCAAATTGGAGTCTAACTAAGATAGCCCTTAGCTGACCCTAAGCGGATAATATGTTCTGGTTGTATCTGCCGGACTTTCTATGAAAGCTGTCAAAATATGCTTCAAGATGGAAATGTTAGCCAACATCTTGGGTTATTTTGAAGACAGCTGTCtaaatgctaaaatataaacactaattgattttgtaatcatttatttaataggcgACAGCACTCCCTGTACACTTACTGGCACCACCTCAAGGAAGTGTGATTCTTGACATGTGTGCTGCTCCAGGAATGAAGACAACTCAACTTGCTGCTTATATAAGAAATCaggtaaatttacaaaaagtcCAATTTACAGATAAAATGAGGTAATcataattttgacatttgacacaAATTTTCGGCTAGacttttatctataaaatttcTACCAGACACAATTATGGACTTGTTAAATTCACTTCATGCTGCGTTGTTTGGTAGTAGGCCTGCAATTAAAGaatactagcgacccgccccggcttcgcacgggtgcaatgctgatactaaatacactacagaaaaactgtgcggccggccggtaccgccgcaaacgctacgtcccgcaatttttaaatctgtaatatcttcgaaaatattcacttaaatcatacggtgtaaagggccatatagatctatattaaatgaacaatgtattcaaggtatttaattggttaaggattaatgctgtattggttaaaatcgcttcgaaaattagccattatttgtcgtaaaatgtaaatgacaaaaaaaagttattgtgggttatccataagagatagacatataccatcacggacttttctgtagaccttttcaatgtgtacaatacttagtacattattgacgtgacaacgtcttataattcgatggagccggctgcacgcacgaaaaaacatgactcatgcggcgttacctcactctgaggcgttaccttgctctgaggcgttacctcgctctgaggcgttaccttgctctgaggcgttccatttaaaatagaaataattgtattaaatttatgcgtacaaataaatgtaacttgatcaattcaattgtgatttccatttacctccttctctatatccatacaaaatacctatcaaacaaataaaatttaatttttggagtttactccttaagaaacgatttgagttataaggcccggtacggaaattttatgaggagtaaaatcaagtgtaacacgaaaagttgaggcgttatgttaGAAGAGACAAACATTTATATCTGTAGGATTGAAcgtgtaaaagaatgagatggaatacattacacagacttttctcttttgaattcacgttttgacagccacgttacaacattgtcagtgttgacaggtgtaaaaaataaaagtagattgtctagcgtgccatagagttttgtcaatagtaatggtcagtgaaattaaaactaaaaagattgttcattcttattcttctcttactataaaggtcacagaaagaaaatcatatttgggcatagatgatgtaggtacgttttattactactacaaacatttatattataaaaacatatattcttaccacctttagtatgaaaatatggtcgacagccacagaacattatcgccatCTTTGTTCTGCAGTGCATTTGACACAAGCCGAAACTATAAGCCTGGGACAGCAGCTAACACCATAGCTTATAAAGTATGGAAGTCGTTCGTGCCGTTTTGTATAGAAatcaagatttattttaaataatagactcgtttattattattatttatattgttttgtaacATACTTTATGTAATACGGTTTATTGAAGTAGTATAAATAATCCGAATAATTACAGATATATGTTTGTTTCTCTTATCATTTTAGCAGATGCGTTCATTTACCCTTTTTTTCTATtcgatatatattataattatcgttcgtaaggagtaaactccaatcgtgcgtcgtagctgacatacacacactttttttttgaaaaatgcaaccatcccatcaatattttttatgacgttgtcacgttcaactatcgtcagtaaaccgactttacagacaaccgatttttttgataaaactcgtagggttcagcctgcgtttgcaatgtaagcggaaaaaatgtaattatttacgacatcacattagaaacctcaaaaataacagtacttctccactatttaatcgatgttattatacatataaaccttcctcttgaatcactctatctatttaaaaaaaccgcatcaaaatccgttttgtagtttcaaagatttaggCATACAAATGGAAATaaggacagagaaagcgactttgttttatactatgtagtgataagATATTTTCAAGAAGCAGGCATGTGCAGGTTGCACTTAGAATAATGCTGCGCCACCTGCTGATCTCTACGgacgtattttttttgtgagaGAATATTTGAGTTGATGgcattcagctgcaggtactATCCGAACAGTCTTTCAGAACGTATGTGGGGTATATAGGGTAGAACATTTAATGAAACAAACGCAGTCGGGTTTTACTTTTAAGACCTTATTTTCTCTAGGcagttattttcatatttttgtagGGGAAAATATACGCGGTTGAAAGAAATGAGCAAAGATACGAAACACTCTGCGACTTTGTGAATAAAACTGAGTCGAAATGTGTAACCACTATGCACAGGGATTCGTTGGACATTAAGAAGGGGGAATGTGACGACGCTGAGTACATAATATTGGACCCGAGCTGTTCTGGTTCTGGTGAGAgctaaaatcattttataatacCAATTTTGAGCGGTCAAAGCCTGCTTTTATACCTGTCAAAGTGTACCTGACTGCTAGCTATTCaacattatttctttatactattcttaaatgtgtaattattatcaacatttttgaaatttcgcTAATGTCCAAAAGCTGTTTGTGTAAGTAACAGCTTGATAAGTTTATTTCTCAGTTATGTTTATATTGGCTGCGTTTAATTTTAACTCCTTATGTCAATCTTTTGCAAATTCTGTATATCTAAACACTAAAGATGACTAAAGACGCTAGCTTCGTtacgttttaaaatttttatattaatttaatttatagtgtatatttatattttaattcttcCATAGTTGATGGTTCAAAATGTATATTGCCGCAAAATAAGCATTATagaaatttacataattttttaaccttttaaaataagataCGCAATACTTGGTTAAAATTcagttttgatttttaatacttatatttatttcaggaATGCAACTTTCTATCCACAACTACGTCGAAGATGTAAGACTCGCACGATTAACCTCATTACAAGAGAAATTCTTAAAGCACGCTATGAACTCATTTCCAAAagctaaaaaaattgtctacagTACTTGTTCACTCTTCCCTCAAGAAAATGAAAGAGTAATTTCTAATGTCGTGAAATCATCCAGAGCAAAATGGaaagttttaaatgttaaagaaCTTCTTAAAGGAAATTGGAATAATTTTGGATCAGGAATGTACGGTGAGATGGGTACCAGGTGCCTATATTCAAAACCAGATTCAGATCTTACTACTGGATTCTTTTTGGCAGTCTTAGAGAGAGATCCAAAACAGGAGAAACCTGAAGATGGAACAGATAAAGAGACTAGCAATGTGAAAAAGGAGAAAAAGAAGCGTCCAGTTGAAGAAGACTCGGTGGCGGTCGAAGCTGCTTCTGCTGAATTAAATGATGAAGAAGTGTTGAAAGATcgtaaaaagaagaaaagatCTAAAGAGGAATGTAATGTACAACGTTTATCTAATGAtaacacaataaaaaataagaagcaCAAGGAAGCTGACTCTGAAACAAATGATAATGTCGAAGAAAATAAGTTTGAGAATGAAGAAAGTAAAAagtcaaagaaaaaaaagaaaaaggatCGTGAAAATGACTTAGCAGaagaaataaatgttgttccaGATAATAATGTCGACGATTCTATTGTAgaacaaaagaaaaagaaaaaacgtaaaaataagGAAAACGAAGTagaagaaagaaataaaagcaTAGATGTGAATACAAATCGTGAAAATGACTTAGCAGAAGAAATAAGTTTCATTCCAGATAATAATGTTGAAGATTTAATAgtagaaaaaaagaaaaagaaaaaacagttAATAGTAGAAGAAAGAAATGAAAGCATAGATGTGAATACAAATGGTGACAGTTGCGAACCtgtgaaaaagaaaaagaagcgCAATAAAGAATGAAGTctcttttgtatgttttttaaaataaaatcgaattttaattatatttggtgTTATTTGTTACTTAGAGCTTAGGTTTTTCAAGGTGGTAAATTCTCCGGATGATTAGGATTTTCCCGTGCGATTCTCTCTGTTAAATTTAGGGGAGGGCAACTGGGGCTCTAAATCCGCCTTtgtaaaggctttttattatgattaaattctagaaaaatataaccaatagaaagaTTACGTTTCATAGGTAATCGGATTTGAAAAGTAAGTCTTAAAAGAGCGATCAAACGAACTCGTTTTTTAATGAGAGATAAGTTCTATAGAAAAGATACCTAGAGATCGACAATGCCTAAACAATGGTCCGGTagggactcctaaactacttaaccgatttcaatctaatttgcacaccgtgttacatcttaatttatacccgcaatattattttattgaaaattatttgtttattatttgatacaattctaacagatggcgctgtgttgaaagtagcaatatttcacataagctacaatttaatggcataacaaTCAAAATAGCATGGTGGCCCCCATGATTGATGTtgtcctaccgtttcccttgaatagtttactactatgtacctaatataacaaaaaccttagcctcAGCAACGCTGGGCTGGGTCTGCTAGTCttcttaatacatatatatataaattacgtgtcacgttgtttgtccgctatggactcctaaactaccgaaccgatatcaatcaaatttgcacaccgtgtgtagtttgatccaacttacaagataggatagcttacatctcgatattattttatttcaaaatatttgtttattatttgatagttcacaattctaacagatggcgctgtgttgaaagttccaacgtttcacaaaagctacaaatttaatggcataaccaccaaaaaagcatggtggcttggtgttctcctgccgtttctcttgaatagtttactactatgtaatataacaagaatcttagccacagcaacgcttggccgagtctactagtattatataaaatcaagTCCTCCACCGCGTTTATGTGTCTTTGCGATAAACTCAAAATTACTGTAATATTGATGAGTGATAAgggcaattataattaatacaattattgatCACATCTAAAACAGTGATTAGGAATTGATTGGTAAAGGAGTACATAGTGATTGTCACTTATAGTGAAAGCGGGTCCGCACCATATTTTTGTGGGCAATTAAATAGGCCagtcaacaaaaaataatttgtaatacagTGTTACGAACtcaagggaccgagcatttCTTTTCGTTATAGGGAGCGAAGAGAGATAGAACAGGAGAACAATAGgaaaattattctaaacacaTATACCTAATACATAACGCTTTTCTTTTAGACATCTTGACAGTTTCAAAGTTTGTTTACGACTGATAATACACGATAGGTGACCAGAGACTGATTAAGAGTTCTGACCACCCTAGGCTATTTTATTAGGATGCGCCCCCGCCAGGTGACAGGTGTATTATGGCCGGTCTAAAAAGtagtacttatattatttgacttTGTTTACTAGTGTGAAAATTTTAGCATGGTTCatactatctataaaaatttacagaTCTGCAAGCGAAACAAACGCTGTCCTATCATTTGCACGActtgtaaacatttttaactgACCGAACATAAAGGCCTCACAAATTATACGACCAAAATCATGACAGGCTTCCAAGTTGGAAACCAAATCAATGTCGTATTTGGCCACTCCTATTGTCTTAGTTTCTATGGACAACTTAGTTGTTGTGGCTATTAACCATAGACGTGGTCATCTAGTGTGTGATGTTGCTTcgactaaataataatattaatagtttattaaatattggcaaaaaacgaaatgccatttttttttaatctttaattgtttataacttgCAATTTTtcatgtgctaatacacgcttttggcacatttttctagacgtcattccggatccaatgagctatcgcacataattttaagagcagtatctctattttgtaccattttcaacttgtcgattAGACTAATAGTTACCATAAGAAACCAAACGTTGTGTTTACTGTATTATGATTTTTGTATGTGGTCGCTTCGCATCTCTTGATTGCCTCtgattcaaaatttttaaactctTTTTCGTCACGCAACGTATTAAGATAAACAATGTCTCATAAAGAGTAACAACGTCAGATAAATCATCAGAACTTGCTTGTAGCTGTGTACTAACGATTTGAAACTTTACGAGCACACAGTTCCAAAGGCACAACATATTTTGATCTCtttactttgattttttttcgagtttttgacaaatttttAGTTTCATCGATACTAAAATTTGCCATCTGCTTGTAGATCCAGTTAACAGTTTATTTAGTGTTTTCTCTCGGTCTAGTTGAAATATGCAGGAGGTGATGCTAGCGAAGACACGATTTCAGTGCGCCCGCGCCCCCCTAGATCGTCGCGCCCTAGGCTGCAGCCTAATTAGCCTAAGGGTTAATCAGGCCCTGTAGGTGACGgtggtgcgtttagtaactgagaccaaaatcctacaggcaatgtaatcACAATGGCAATGtaagaataatggcacacgtgttaatgcaattaGCAATAACAAGGGCGAGACGGCTGTTTATGAAATTTAGGCACCTCAAAagtttagttttgtaagctgattataaaaataattacacttaagtatgttgttgatgtctaaatatgaaagtaTTTCTTCATAATACAAAATGGCTATAATGCGTTATAGAGAGTGAATTAAAACCAAACAAATGTAACGTTATAGAGAGATTACactgtatattatgtttaggaaataatattttatattatggaaTGAGGTATGCTTTGCGTGCTTCGCTTAggtaatagtaaaataattgcaCTTGTTACAGAAAATACATGTTAGATGCATAATCAATCATATGGGCAATATGAACCGTATAAGCTTTTAAAAACGACTTTATTAACgcattataaaacaaatataaattaaactgatttgcttcaataaatttaagggGCCGAAAATTCGGTCTTTATCCCTTTTTGCGTTATCCGCTACCCGATGGGTCAGTTTCTGCGTCAGTTtggcattttttatttgattagatCTCTCTTCTATAATTTACTGTGCAAATAGGATATGTAGTAGGTAATTAAGAACAAGATCCAAGTATATTAATAaggtaattataatattaataaggtaagtacccataacacaagcttcaccagcttagcatgggactaggtcaattggtgtgaattgtcttaaaaaaaaaaaaggtagcAAATACTTTTGGTTGGATAATTGGTAATATGCAAAATCTTTAAAGTATAATTCCTTCAACCTAACCTAATTCAAACGCCTTGCTTTATACTTCACCCACGCTTGTGGAGTCTAGATAGGTTGATGGCTAGGTTGATGGCAACGTAGACAGTGGCGAATTAACAAATTTTCAAGGTATAGGCTGTGAAGTTTTTGCCGCCCTTGCCTCctacaatatttttcaatccAACAATTTCCTTGAAAAtgcacataaaataatttttgggtTTGCTTTTTCCacaaaattatacacaaaCCATCCAGTAGTAGGACTGACATGTATCTGTGGATAGGGTGAACAGGGTAGTAAGAAATACATTCTGAAATTTTGCTCTTTTCATTCCAACAGTGTGAGCTGAGTAGGTACATTTCAAGCTACTGAGAAACTTCCTTTGCTACACcgaatgtatttatttagttattaagcttacgacatcacacacaTGTGTCCTAAATctatcaattattttacaaaatcttacatctaaaatgtgtgacaattaatgtaagcaTAAGTttctaaaaaatttttttaatagaaattaaaaaaaaaaaaaagtacaatGACAAGTGAGATGGGAAAGTCATAGACAAAGTTTGTAGTAGGCTTCGTTCTGTAAAACATTAGGCAACCGTcatacagaaatatttttgatttctGAGGTAGGGAAAAAAATCGGTTCCCAAATTTGCCGCCCTAAACTGCTGCCTACTCAGCCTGCTGGTAAATATGCCACTAAGCATCGCGCCATAGAAAACCTAATTATTAAGACATGTATCGCAATTATAAGTTACAGAGTAGCTCTTTTCCGTGAGTGacaatatttatcaaataagcCTCGCGTATCATTGGCCCATAATATATCGCAAGTTTAGGCGTTACGTTACACGCTATATAAACCAACACGAACAATGTCGTGcgttcttatttttaacaccCACTTCTGATATGAGCAATGTgcttgtgtttataattttaaaacatattttcttaCAAAGTTTCTTAAATTTCTATTGAGGTAGACCGATTTGTTTGTCCACTGGCAGACACAAGAGTTGCTTGCTATATTGTTGGTTAAGTCTTAGGTAGGTATatacctaaatatatttttttaatgtaggaTAATCGGTGTGGGTATTATTGTGTCGTTCTATCgaattacatagtagtaactggtaagatagaataatgatgtggataaataaataaataaactttcttaaaaaaaacactaatttttcaaatcaatttctttataaattatatattaacttaaatattattactgaGACGAGTTGACTGAAATGTTTCTCGATTTATCCTCAAGTTAGAGACGTTTTCCGTAAGCTGTAATGTGATTTATGGGTTTCAGGAGATCCTCTACCACATATcagaaaattgtaatttacatAAAGTTACTCTCGTTTTCAGGagactgaaatattttttcagacTACTTCAGAGTAAGTGTAGTTAAACGGTACATTTTCAGGAAAAAACCCTTAAAGAGATCTACGGCGTTTTCTATCCGGTCCCCTAGCGCGTAATAATGTGTTACCTAGCATTTATTTGCACATTACATTACCTAGCTTTCCTGTAATAATTTCACAATCAACTTTCCAAGTTTCCAGTGCCCACGACTTAACGCTTAGTAATTTGGGTCaacaaaattatgttttaaacgcTTATAAATTAGAAATTCTTACATTAAACGCCATAGGCTGTAATCAGGTGTTATACATCAATACAATTTGCGCCCTTGAGCTAAATGAACGTTGCTTTAGTATATTTGgaaaactaatattttctaaaaatctTGACGACTTTACCATATAATAACATGCGTTAGTTACTCGGTAATTGAAgttctacatatttttttagaaatacaatattatgacatgtaattaatgtattaaatatatagttttatatgtGGGTCGAGCATTTTTacccgaaaaaaaaaatatttaagactaGAATTTGTTGCCTAGCAACGCTTCTCTTAAAACTGGGGGCGTATCCTACGGCATATCATTTGAAATTTGAAGGGCGTGTATCTATGAACTTTATCGTCAGCCAATCACAAACGGATGCGCAATTATTGTGACAGTTCTGTCACTTAATACCTCA
Coding sequences within it:
- the LOC125049518 gene encoding 28S rRNA (cytosine-C(5))-methyltransferase; the encoded protein is MFEHSIKVPRHFKISANIVKKVATEGGSVKNLLYDSKLRFFRTNVIYALITETIKHSGDVDKLFEATGILTKEPRLDPWLAKVIATELIFGKKELPGRSKPEETILSYKELFEKVPLPPVEVKSEVRRPRYVRINTNLLTTSDAIGAFQDEGYKFIRCTSGSYDDYLKQIQGLTEYDFTQDYHVKTMFVFHPNTKFHDYDLYLENKLILQDKATALPVHLLAPPQGSVILDMCAAPGMKTTQLAAYIRNQGKIYAVERNEQRYETLCDFVNKTESKCVTTMHRDSLDIKKGECDDAEYIILDPSCSGSGMQLSIHNYVEDVRLARLTSLQEKFLKHAMNSFPKAKKIVYSTCSLFPQENERVISNVVKSSRAKWKVLNVKELLKGNWNNFGSGMYGEMGTRCLYSKPDSDLTTGFFLAVLERDPKQEKPEDGTDKETSNVKKEKKKRPVEEDSVAVEAASAELNDEEVLKDRKKKKRSKEECNVQRLSNDNTIKNKKHKEADSETNDNVEENKFENEESKKSKKKKKKDRENDLAEEINVVPDNNVDDSIVEQKKKKKRKNKENEVEERNKSIDVNTNRENDLAEEISFIPDNNVEDLIVEKKKKKKQLIVEERNESIDVNTNGDSCEPVKKKKKRNKE